GGCTGTCTTTGACCTTGTCAAAGCAAGCACTATTCAGTAAGATCCGCCGTCTTATTTTCAGGGCGGCCCCTGAGGCTATAGCGAATGAAGACTTTTACTGCAAAACCGGAAACTGTTAAGCGCGACTGGTACGTCGTCGACGCTGCAGGTCAGACCCTGGGTCGTCTGGCCACCGAAATCGCCAGCCGTCTGCGCGGCAAGCACAAGCCGGAATACACCCCGCACGTTGACACCGGCGACTACATCGTCGTGATCAACGCCGAGCAGGTGCGTGTCACCGGCGCCAAGACCAGCGACAAGATGTACTACTCGCACTCCGGCTTCCCGGGCGGCATCAAGGAAATCAGCTTCGAGAAGCTGATCGCCAAGGCCCCCGAGCGCGTGATCGAGACCGCGGTCAAGGGCATGCTGCCGAAGAACCCGCTGGGTCGCGACATGTATCGCAAGCTGAAGGTGTACAAGGGTGCCAACCACCCGCACACCGCTCAGCAGCCCCAAGAACTGAAGATTTAACGGAATAGTTCATTATGTCGGCGACTCAAAACTACGGCACTGGCCGTCGCAAGACCGCAACCGCGCGCGTATTCCTGCGCCCGGGTACTGGCAAGATCTCCATCAACAATCGCAGCCTGGATAACTTCTTCGGCCGCGAGACCGCTCGCATGGTCGTGCGTCAGCCGCTGGAGCTGACCGAGACCACCGAGAAGTTCGACATCTACGTCACCGTGCTCGGTGGTGGTGTCAGCGGCCAGGCCGGTGCCATCCGTCACGGCATCACCCGCGCCCTGATCGAGTACGACGAGAGCCTGCGCAGCCCGCTGCGTAAAGCCGGTTACGTCACTCGTGACGCCCGTGAAGTCGAGCGTAAGAAAGTGGGTCTGCGCAAAGCGCGTAAGCGTCCGCAGTACTCCAAGCGTTAATTCGCTGCTACGTTCAAAGGCGCCCAGTTTCCTGTTGGAACTGGGCGTTTTTTATTGTGCCGGTTTTTCTCTGCGACAACCTGTCGCATTGGTGAAAAGCCCGATTTGCAAGGCCTGCGACCATTTTGTATCCGGTAATTACCTTGTCAGAAAAGGGGCTTTTCTTTACCATTCGGCAAATTTTGTGCGGCCCGATTTATTACTTAGTAGAGGCCTGACAACAGGCCACAAAGCTGATGGGAGACGACTGAATGAGCAATGACGGCGTGAATGCAGGCCGGCGTCGCTTCCTGGTGGCGGCCACCTCGGTGGTCGGCGCTGCCGGAGCGGTGGGTGCTGCGACTCCGTTCGTGGGGTCATGGTTCCCCAGTGCCAAGGCCAAGGCGGCTGGTGCACCGGTGAAAGTGAATATCGCCAAGGTCGAACCCGGCCAGCAGATGGTTGCCGAATGGCGCGGTCAGCCGGTGTTCATCGTGCGCCGCACCGAGGAAATCCTGGCCAACCTGGCCAAGATCGAGGGCAGCGTTGCCGATCCCGAGTCCGCCGCCTCCGTGCAGCCGGACTATGTCGACAAGAAGAACCGCTCGATCAAGCCGGAAATCCTGGTGCTGGTCGGCCTGTGCACCCACCTGGGTTGCTCGCCGTCCTTCCGTCCGGAAGTGGCGCCGGCGGATATGGGGCCGGACTGGGTCGGTGGTTACTTCTGCCCCTGCCACGGCTCGCGCTATGACATGGCCGGTCGTGTCTACAAGGCCCAGCCCGCGCCGCTGAACCTGCCGGTTCCGCCGCATTCCTACGAGTCCGATGAGATCATGATCATCGGCGTGGACCAGGAGAAAGCATGATGGAAAAATTCATGGCCTGGATCGATGCGCGCTTCCCCGCGACCAAGATGTGGGAAGACCATCTGAGCAAGTACTACGCCCCGAAGAACTTCAACTTCTTCTATTTCTTCGGTTCGCTGGCCCTGCTGGTGCTGGTTAACCAGATCCTCACCGGCATCTGGCTGACCATGAGCTTCACCCCGTCCGCCGAGGAGGCCTTCGCCTCCGTCGAGTACATCATGCGCGACGTGGAGTACGGCTGGATCATCCGCTACCTGCACTCCACCGGTGCCTCCGCGTTCTTCGTGGTGGTCTACCTGCACATGTTCCGCGGCCTGCTCTACGGCTCCTATCAGAAGCCGCGCGAGCTGGTGTGGATCTTCGGCATGCTGATCTACCTGTGCCTGATGGCCGAAGCCTTCATGGGCTACCTGCTGCCGTGGGGTCAGATGTCCTACTGGGGTGCCCAGGTGATCATCTCGCTGTTCGGTGCCATCCCGGTGATCGGCGATGACCTGACCCAGTGGATCCGTGGTGACTACCTGATTTCCGGCATCACCCTGAACCGCTTCTTCGCCCTGCACGTGATCGCCCTGCCGATCGTCCTGCTCGGCCTGGTCGTGCTGCACATCCTGGCACTGCACGAAGTAGGTTCGAACAACCCCGATGGTGTGGACATCAAGAAGAACAAGGACGCCAACGGCGTACCGGTCGACGGCATCGCCTTCCACCCGTACTACACCGTGAAGGACATCGTCGGTGTGGTGGTCTTCCTGTTCGTGTTCTGCGCCGTGGTGTTCTTCTTCCCGGAGATGGGCGGCTACTTCCTGGAGAAGCCGAATTTCGAGCAGGCCAACCCGTTCAAGACCCCGGCTCACATCGCCCCGGTTTGGTACTTCACCCCCTTCTACGCCATCCTGCGCGCCGTGCCGGACAAGCTGCTGGGTGTGATCGCCATGGGCGCGGCCATCGCCATCCTGTTCGTGCTGCCGTGGCTCGACCGTAGCCCGGTCAAATCCATGCGCTACAAGGGCTGGATGAGCAAGATCTGGCTGGTGATCTTCTGCGTGTCCTTCGTGATCCTCGGCGTGCTGGGCGTGCTGGCACCGACCCCGGGTCGTACCCTGCTGTCGCAGATCTGCACCGCGCTGTATTTCGCCTACTTCATCCTGATGCCGTTCTACACCCGGATGGAGAAGACTAAACCGGTTCCGGAAAGGGTGACTGGCTGATGAAGAAGCTATTTGCTGCATTTGTGTTCGCTGCTCTGCCGGCTTTCTCGCTGGCCGCAGGTGGGGTTGAATATCCGCTGGACAAGGTGGATATCGACCTGACCGACAAGGCCGCCATGCAGGACGGTGCGCGCACCTTCGCCAACTACTGCATGGGCTGCCACAGTGCCAAGTTCCAGCGCTACGAGCGCGTGGCCAAGGACCTGGGCATCCCGGAAGAGCTGATGATGGAGAACCTGGTGTTCACCGGCGCCAAGATCGGTGATCACATGAAGATCGGCATGCAGCCCGAAGACGCCAAGGTCTGGTTCGGTGCCGCCCCGCCCGACCTGACCCTGGTGGCGCGCGTGCGTGGCACCGACTGGCTGTACACCTACCTGCGCACCTTCTACGAGGACCCGACTCGTCCGCTGGGTGCCAACAACAAGGTGTTCCCGAACGTCGGCATGCCCAACGTGCTGGTCGGCCTGCAGGGTCGCCAGGTCATCGGCTGCAAGCAGGTTCAGGTGGTCGAGGATGGCAAGAAGCAGTACGACCCGCTGACCGGTGCGCCCATCACCCATGAGGCCTGCGATCAGCTGACCGTGGTGCCGGAAACCGGCAAGCTGAGCGAGGCCGAGTTCGACGAGAAGATTCACAACCTGGTGACCTTCCTCGCCTACTCGGCCAACCCGGTCAAGCTGGAGAGCCAGCGCATCGGTACCTATGTACTGCTGTACCTGGCCTTCTTCTTCGTGTTCGCCTACCTGCTGAAGCGCGAATACTGGAAGGACGTGCACTGATACCCCGCGTTACCGCTGTCGACGCACGCGCCCCCATGGGCGCGTGCGTCTTTCTGTTTCTGCTATTCCGAAAGCGAGGAGGGCGCCATGGCCGCGACCAATAAGCTGGCCTGTTATTCCGACCCTGCCGATCACTATTCCCATCGCGTGCGCCTGGTGCTCGCCGAGAAGGGTGTTGCTGCCGAGATCATCGATGTCCAGGCCGGGCGCTGCCCGCCCAAGCTGGCCGAGGTGAACCCCTACGGCAGCCTGCCTACCCTGGTCGACCGCGACCTGGCGTTGTACGAGTCCACCGTGGTGATGGAGTACCTCGACGAGCGTTACCCCCATCCGCCACTGTTGCCGGTCTATCCTGTGGCCAGGGCCAACAGCCGCCTGCTGATCCACCGCATCCAGCGCGACTGGTGCAAGCTGGTCGATCAGATTCTCGATTCGCGCACCAAGGAGGCCGACAGGACCCTGGCGCGCAAGGAGTTGCGCGAGAGCCTGACCGGCGTGTCGCCGCTGTTTGCCGACAAGCCATACTTCCTCAGCGAGGAGATGAGCCTGGTGGACTGCTGTCTGCTGCCGATCCTCTGGCGCCTGCCGCGGCTGGGTATCGAGCTGCCGCGTCCGGCCAAGCCGCTGCTGGACTACATGGAGCGGATGTTCGCCCGCGAGGCCTTCCAGGCCAGTCTGTCCAGCGTCGAGCGCGATATGCGCTGAGTAGGAGGAGAGCCGAGATGAATTCCAGTCGTCCCTACCTGGTGCGTGCGCTCTACGAGTGGATAGTCGACAACGACTGCACGCCACACCTGCTGGTCAATGCCGAGTTCCCCGGGGTGCGGGTGCCGGCCGGCTATGCCAACGATGGCCAGATCGTCCTCAATGTGTCGCCCAGTGCCGTGCGCAACCTGCACATGGACAACCAGGCGGTCAGCTTCGAGGGGCGCTTCGGTGGCGTGGCCCATTCCCTGTTCATTCCGGCCGGCGCCATGCTGGCGATCTACGCACGGGAGAACGGTCAGGGCATGGTCTTCGAACTGGAGCCGCCGGTGGATGACGAGGAGGCACCGGAGCCGGATGACGATGGCCCGTCCGGCGGCGAGCCGCCCAGGCCCAGTGGGCGACCCAGCCTCAAGGTGGTCAAGTAGGCAACAAAAAAGGCGATCCGAGGATCGCCTTTTTCATGTCTGCCGCGCTTCAGTTAGTGTACTGGTATAGCTGCACGACTTTCTGCACGCCGGACACGCTCTGCACCACGCGCGTGGCGTTGGCGCCCTCGGCGCGGGTGACCAGGCCCATCAGATAGACGATGCCGTTCTCGGTCACCACCTTGACCCGGGCACTCGGCACCTGGCTGTCGAACAGCATCTGGGTCTTGATCTTGGTGGTCAGCGCCGCGTCGTTGCTGCGTGCGGCCAGCGAGCTGGGCTGCAGGACCTGCAGCTCGTTGTGCACCTTGGTCACGCCCTGCACGGTGCGCGCCACCTGGCCGGCCTTGTCCTTGAGGTCGGCGCGCGGGGTCTGGCCGGCCAGCAGGATCACGCCGTTGTAGGCGGTCACCACGATGTGCGAGGTGGGCGCGGTGAGGTCGGCGTGGCTGCGGGAGATGCTGTTGGCCACATTGGGTTCGAGGAACTGATCGTCGATCTTGTTGCCGATGCTGCGGTTGCTGCAGCCGCCCAGGACCAGGCTCAGGGCAAGGGTGGCGAGGATCAGGGCATTGCGGGTCATTCTTCACTCCCGAACAGTTGACGGTCGATCAGGTCGCACAGGCAGTGGATCGCCAGCAGGTGCACTTCCTGAATGCGTGCGGTGACCTTGGAGGGCACGCGGATTTCCACATCCTCCGGCAGCAGCAGCGAGGCCATGCCGCCGCCGTCGCGACCGGTGAGGGCGACCACCACCATCTCGCGATCATGGGCGGCCTGGATGGCCTGGATCACGTTGGCCGAGTTGCCGCTGGTGGAGATCGCCAGCAGCACGTCGCCGGGGCGGCCGAGGGCGCGGATCTGCTTGGAGAACACCTCGTTGTAGCTGTAGTCGTTGGCGATCGAGGTGATGGTCGAGCTGTCGGTGGTCAGGGCGATGGCCGGCAGGCTGGGACGCTCGCGCTCGAAGCGGTTGAGCAGCTCCGAGGAGAAGTGCTGCGAGTCGCCGGCCGAGCCGCCGTTGCCGCAGGCGAGGATCTTGCCCTCGCCCAGTAGCGAATGGACCATCACCTGGCTGGCATGCTCGATGAAGGGCACCAGCACTTCCATGGCTTGCTGCTTGGTGTCGATGCTGGCCTGGAACATCTGGCGAATACGGGATTGCATATCCATGGAGGCGGAACCTTTGGTGTGCTGGCTGAGACAGCCGGGAAAAGGCGAAGTTGCAGCGGTTTTTACCCGAGCGGGGGCGGTGCGTCGACTAGAAATCCTCGATCGGGTCGATTCAGCTTTCGAAGGCGTTGCGCAGCCAGTTCAATGCCTCGCCCGGGGTCAGCGCTACCACGTCGAAGCGGCAGGGCTGTTGGCGCCAACGGCTCTCGCACTGCAGGAACTGCTCGGCGGCGAGGATCAGGCGCTGGCGCTTGCGCCCGTCGACGCTCTCCAGTGCGCCGCCCCAGGCGGCATGCTTGCGATAGCGAACT
This DNA window, taken from Pseudomonas alcaligenes, encodes the following:
- the rpsI gene encoding 30S ribosomal protein S9 yields the protein MSATQNYGTGRRKTATARVFLRPGTGKISINNRSLDNFFGRETARMVVRQPLELTETTEKFDIYVTVLGGGVSGQAGAIRHGITRALIEYDESLRSPLRKAGYVTRDAREVERKKVGLRKARKRPQYSKR
- the petA gene encoding ubiquinol-cytochrome c reductase iron-sulfur subunit gives rise to the protein MSNDGVNAGRRRFLVAATSVVGAAGAVGAATPFVGSWFPSAKAKAAGAPVKVNIAKVEPGQQMVAEWRGQPVFIVRRTEEILANLAKIEGSVADPESAASVQPDYVDKKNRSIKPEILVLVGLCTHLGCSPSFRPEVAPADMGPDWVGGYFCPCHGSRYDMAGRVYKAQPAPLNLPVPPHSYESDEIMIIGVDQEKA
- a CDS encoding YraN family protein produces the protein MKSSQDSGREAEARARDHLQRHGLRLLAQNWRCRGGELDLVMLDGDTVVFVEVRYRKHAAWGGALESVDGRKRQRLILAAEQFLQCESRWRQQPCRFDVVALTPGEALNWLRNAFES
- the rplM gene encoding 50S ribosomal protein L13 — protein: MKTFTAKPETVKRDWYVVDAAGQTLGRLATEIASRLRGKHKPEYTPHVDTGDYIVVINAEQVRVTGAKTSDKMYYSHSGFPGGIKEISFEKLIAKAPERVIETAVKGMLPKNPLGRDMYRKLKVYKGANHPHTAQQPQELKI
- a CDS encoding phosphoheptose isomerase, translated to MDMQSRIRQMFQASIDTKQQAMEVLVPFIEHASQVMVHSLLGEGKILACGNGGSAGDSQHFSSELLNRFERERPSLPAIALTTDSSTITSIANDYSYNEVFSKQIRALGRPGDVLLAISTSGNSANVIQAIQAAHDREMVVVALTGRDGGGMASLLLPEDVEIRVPSKVTARIQEVHLLAIHCLCDLIDRQLFGSEE
- a CDS encoding cytochrome bc complex cytochrome b subunit, which codes for MEKFMAWIDARFPATKMWEDHLSKYYAPKNFNFFYFFGSLALLVLVNQILTGIWLTMSFTPSAEEAFASVEYIMRDVEYGWIIRYLHSTGASAFFVVVYLHMFRGLLYGSYQKPRELVWIFGMLIYLCLMAEAFMGYLLPWGQMSYWGAQVIISLFGAIPVIGDDLTQWIRGDYLISGITLNRFFALHVIALPIVLLGLVVLHILALHEVGSNNPDGVDIKKNKDANGVPVDGIAFHPYYTVKDIVGVVVFLFVFCAVVFFFPEMGGYFLEKPNFEQANPFKTPAHIAPVWYFTPFYAILRAVPDKLLGVIAMGAAIAILFVLPWLDRSPVKSMRYKGWMSKIWLVIFCVSFVILGVLGVLAPTPGRTLLSQICTALYFAYFILMPFYTRMEKTKPVPERVTG
- a CDS encoding BON domain-containing protein yields the protein MTRNALILATLALSLVLGGCSNRSIGNKIDDQFLEPNVANSISRSHADLTAPTSHIVVTAYNGVILLAGQTPRADLKDKAGQVARTVQGVTKVHNELQVLQPSSLAARSNDAALTTKIKTQMLFDSQVPSARVKVVTENGIVYLMGLVTRAEGANATRVVQSVSGVQKVVQLYQYTN
- a CDS encoding cytochrome c1; translated protein: MKKLFAAFVFAALPAFSLAAGGVEYPLDKVDIDLTDKAAMQDGARTFANYCMGCHSAKFQRYERVAKDLGIPEELMMENLVFTGAKIGDHMKIGMQPEDAKVWFGAAPPDLTLVARVRGTDWLYTYLRTFYEDPTRPLGANNKVFPNVGMPNVLVGLQGRQVIGCKQVQVVEDGKKQYDPLTGAPITHEACDQLTVVPETGKLSEAEFDEKIHNLVTFLAYSANPVKLESQRIGTYVLLYLAFFFVFAYLLKREYWKDVH
- a CDS encoding glutathione S-transferase N-terminal domain-containing protein, coding for MAATNKLACYSDPADHYSHRVRLVLAEKGVAAEIIDVQAGRCPPKLAEVNPYGSLPTLVDRDLALYESTVVMEYLDERYPHPPLLPVYPVARANSRLLIHRIQRDWCKLVDQILDSRTKEADRTLARKELRESLTGVSPLFADKPYFLSEEMSLVDCCLLPILWRLPRLGIELPRPAKPLLDYMERMFAREAFQASLSSVERDMR
- a CDS encoding ClpXP protease specificity-enhancing factor, whose amino-acid sequence is MNSSRPYLVRALYEWIVDNDCTPHLLVNAEFPGVRVPAGYANDGQIVLNVSPSAVRNLHMDNQAVSFEGRFGGVAHSLFIPAGAMLAIYARENGQGMVFELEPPVDDEEAPEPDDDGPSGGEPPRPSGRPSLKVVK